ATTTGGCTAGAGGGATATAAATGCGCACCTCTGCAATGACGAGATAATCTCTAGTCGGAACCTCTTGCAACTCTGGAGAGCGCTAAGAACACGACCAGAAATACACTTGCCACAGCAGCCAATCCTTTGGCGATTTTCTGCCAAAGCGTTAATGGAACTTCCAACTCTCTAAGCTCATTCTTCACCCTTTTCAAATAGATTCTTTGCTCATTATAGAGCGAACTGGAATCGTCATATTGATCCGAAAATTCAGACCAACTGGAATAGAATGGTGGCTCTGGATTCGTTGTTACAAACTCGTTCCAGAGGGCCATTATGTTGGATCTATGGGGTTCCGGAAATTCCTCTATGGTTGATACGATTTGCCTTTCTGCCTCTTTTGACAGTCCCACTATCTTTGCACCCGCGTTAACCAGTATCTATAACCTGTATATGCTCCGGCCTTCTTAAGGCTTGAGCTTACCTATTGACCTTTGCGTTACAATCAGTGATACTACTGCTTAGCATCTATTTCCTTAATCCAGTCTCGTATATCTGATTTGAGTTTTCTGATATCATTCGGATTAATACTGTCGACTCTGCTGTAGGTTCTTAGAATCCGACGCCACCTGTCCATCTTTATGGTTAATGATCCGGAGCCAATGGCATTCTCCACACTATGGGCCGCCTCGGAAATGCGATCCGCGAGCTCACTAGCAATCGCTCCATCTCTTACTTGCGATTCAAGATTCTCCAAGACCGATTTAGCATTGGAGAGCTCCTGTTTTTCTGTCAATTCCTTCTTTTCTTCAACTACGGGTCTCTGTACCGGTTTCTGCTTGGTAGCCACTTTCAGTTCTTCTAATGTCTCAGCATTTGCTGCCACCTGAAGCCTCAATTCTCCTATTTCATCCCTTACTTCTGATATTATAGAAATAGCATCCACCATCTTGTTCACGGTGTCCGTAAGGCGCTCTATTGACTTGTTGATTTCCGTGAATTTTGCTCGAATATATGTGCTATCGTCACTCATGTATTCCATTCTCCCTTGTGATCAGTAGGAGTAACCCGTGATTGATACTCGGGTGAACAGACCTTGGATTCAAGATTAAGCTTTTTGTCATTAACAGTTCTTGTTCAACCTGCATTCTAGGACTTCATTCCGTTAGCTGAACGGTTTTATAGGCGGCGAATTATTCTTTGCGTTGAGAAGCCTATCTCCCGTGAGCCACAAGAGGTCGATTGAAGTGTATGTAACGAATTACAAGAACCGCAAGGAAATCGAAGTTACTCTGGAAGGCAGCAAGAAAACCACAATGAGATGGCTCGTAGGAAGAAGAAGCGGAGCTAAAACTTATGCTATGCGCTGGTTCAAGATTGAACCGGGTGGAATCATTCCTTCTCATACGCACCCAGAAGAGCATGAGATATTTGTTTTGAGCGGCGAGGCAAAGCTACTTGGAGGACTTGAGGGCGAGACGGCAAAGAAGGATGATGTCGTATTCATAGACTCAAACAAACCCCATGGTTATGATAACACTGAGGGTACCGAGGATTTCTGCTTCATCTGTGTCATTCCCCTTCTTGATAACGAAGAATGATTTTGATATTCCTAATTTAGTCACAACGGCCTATAGAAACGCTTTCCAATAAAGCGGTGAAACAAATGAAGCTTGATGAGAAATCTCTTTGGTTGTTTGATGTTGACAATACGCTGATTCATGATGTTGAGCATCCAACTCCTTTTCCGGGTGCTGTGGATTGCTGTAGATATCTCAGAGATGCTGGCAAAGAGATAGGAATACTCACTAACGTAGGCCGGCTTTCAGCGCAACAGGTGCATGCGGCTCTACAAAAAGCTGGGTTTCATTTCTCAAAAGAAAGCGTATTCACTGCAGGAGCTGCTACGGCGGCTTATGTTTTCAATAGGAATCCTGACGCTAGATGCTTCGTGATAAGCGAAGGTGGAGCTACTGAGGATTTCATTGCTAAAGGTCTGAATGTTGTGAACAATCCTCCAATTGATTTTGTTGCAATAGGTGCAGATCGCGATTTGAGCTTTCAACGTTTGAATTTTGCCGCCAAATGTGTACGAGACGGAGCTGAACTGCTTTGTGTAAGCGGTAGCAGAGAGTATCCCGGCGTCTATCTGGGAAAAGAGGACATGTATCTGGGCGAACGATCCATAACTGCCGCAGTAGAAGATGCCACTGGAGTTGAAGCAACCATAGTTGGAAAACCCATGCCTGAGATTGTTATTGAGACTGTGATGACAATGGGTTATGATTGTGATGATGCTGTCATGATTGGAGATAATCCGGCTTCAGATATTGCGGGAGGTAATGCTGCAGGATTGACTACCGTCCTGGTCAAGCGAAATCCTGATGATATAGTTGCATATAACGCAGGTGAGCTGGATACAACTCCCGATATGACCGTCACGAGTTTGGAGGAATTACAATCGCTCATTTGCGGATGACAAATGAGTGTCATTTTGAAACCAGCCGCAAGGGTTGTTCATCTTTTGATATGAATTTCGCAACCTTGAAAATCGATGGTACTATCGTCCGACCATGAAAAATGAAGATGGGTTGGCTGATTCTGTTGGGATTGATGTGCAATTTGAAATCCCGAGAGCTGGAGTGTCATTAGCAATTATCAATCTCCAAGATGTTACTGTATCATCGGTACAAGATGGATTTCTTGAATATGAGTCAGAGGTATTTGACTGGATTAGGGCCCAGCATTCAAGAGACAGCTTAAAAAGTGATACCATTCTAAGTGCATTCCGGGAATTCTACTGGACTTTTGGAATGGATCCCACCAAGTCGAGAGTGTCAAGTGAGGCACTTCTCCGGCGAATTCTTCGGGGCCATGGTCTATGGAGGATATCAAATATCGTAGATATTGCCAATCTTGCTTCAGCTTTTCACAAATTCCCCATAGGTCTTGCCGATACTTCAAGACTTGATGGTCCTCTGCAGATTAGAACCGCAAAAGAAGGTGAGACGTTCGAACGAATCGGTGGAACGGAGATTGAGTGTCGTGGAAGGGATCTAGTTGTTGCTGACACAGAACGAATCATCTGTTTTGGTTATGCAACTCACGATTCCAATTATACGCGGATTCGCGCTGATACCGAGAACGTATTTGTTATGGTGTACTGTGCACCGGGTATCAAAGCAAGAACATTCTCTGAAGCTGTCGAGACCACACGTGAGATGTACGATGAGTGGGCCGATTGCCGAAGTGGAACGACAGAGTTCTTTCATTCTTAGTCGATTTCGAATTCAAGAAACGGTTTTCCAAGTGCAATTCGCTCAATCATATTGTTCTTCTTTGCAGTCTTGACAACGTTTAGGAATGTATCTTCTAGCCTATCCATGTCCAGATACTCTGGATTCTTTATTCCCATGCTTTTGGCCACTTTATCAACTGCCTGTTCAAAGTCGAACACGATATGTGGTTCCATACGTCCCCCATGTCGCTCTTCAGGTTTCTTTTCCTTTTTCACGAATCCCTGTTTGATGACGCTACGAGTTTCGGTCAGGTAATAGACCAGTGATTTTTCGTAGTTGAGTTCTCCTCTCTCAACCAATTCGCGAAGGAAATTGAGACCATGCGTTGTGCGCGCAACTTTTTCAATTCGAGCAATGAGTCCATTGACAATATCTTCGTATGAAACCTTCTCTGTCTTACCTTTTGTCTCAATGACTCTTTCATCATCCTTTGCTTTGGCAAGTTTTGCTTTCTTGGCTGCAATAGCTTGTTGTTTCTTTTTTTGTTCCTCTTCTAGTCTCTTCTTTCGCTCTCGCTCCTTTCGCTTCTTCTCAGCTTCTCTGCGGCGAGATTCTTCTCGTTTCCTCCGCTCCGCCTCCATCTTTTCTAGTACTTTCTTCCTTTTCTCCACAAGTTCTTTCATGTGCTTTTGGACATCTTTCTCGGTTAACGTAACGTGATTGGTAAGAAGCCACCTAACGCCAATCTGATTCACCTTCGGCTTCAAATCGGCTGATGAAAAAACGAAACTGGCTGTTTGCTGGCCAGGTAGCGCATCTATGATTTCTTCAGCTGCTCGCTCGCCGGCAATTGGTTCCAGAATACGTTCAAGCACCTTCAGAGATTGCTTACTGCTTATCCTGCCTGAGGCTATTGTGTTGAATTGTTCAAACGCCTTGTAATCTATGTCCTTGGGACTCTGTGTTGCAATCAAGCATTCTATGCCGTATTTCCTGGCTTGCCGGAATAATAGAAGAAATGTCTCTTTCGGACCTGGTGATTTCATTCCTGCAGGAATGAATGGAGCAGCTTCATCCTGGAACAATAGCATCCTGGGATCTTCGCTATATCCTTGACGTAGCATCCATGAATACAATTGGTTCAATACAATGGAAATGAAGAAGTGCTTCTCTTCTTCGCTTCGCAGTGTCTTGAGGAAGAGTACGTTGATTGGAGTTTTCCCATCGATTTCCTTTGTCATATAGTCGAAGTCGATTTGCCCCTGTTCTTTGAAGAGTAGCTGAGAGGATCCCACAGTCAGGCTTCTAATCGATGTTGCGAGCTTTCGTCGTTGCGAAGCTTTCATGTATGGGTCCAAATCAACACCAATCTCTTCCTTATCTGCTTCCAGCATATCTGCAAGTTCGGCAAGTGTACCGATATCCTTCTCATCATCTTCCCAAACCTCCCTGAGCAGTTCGTAAACCGCAGCAAATGATTTGGCTTCCCACGAACTGGAAAGACCAGCAACTTTTGCAAGCACTTTTACTAAGGTTCGAGCGGAGTTGTCAAGCAGTCTAATAACATCATCTTGGTCAGCTTTCTT
This portion of the Candidatus Lokiarchaeota archaeon genome encodes:
- a CDS encoding cupin domain-containing protein yields the protein MSHKRSIEVYVTNYKNRKEIEVTLEGSKKTTMRWLVGRRSGAKTYAMRWFKIEPGGIIPSHTHPEEHEIFVLSGEAKLLGGLEGETAKKDDVVFIDSNKPHGYDNTEGTEDFCFICVIPLLDNEE
- a CDS encoding HAD-IIA family hydrolase translates to MKLDEKSLWLFDVDNTLIHDVEHPTPFPGAVDCCRYLRDAGKEIGILTNVGRLSAQQVHAALQKAGFHFSKESVFTAGAATAAYVFNRNPDARCFVISEGGATEDFIAKGLNVVNNPPIDFVAIGADRDLSFQRLNFAAKCVRDGAELLCVSGSREYPGVYLGKEDMYLGERSITAAVEDATGVEATIVGKPMPEIVIETVMTMGYDCDDAVMIGDNPASDIAGGNAAGLTTVLVKRNPDDIVAYNAGELDTTPDMTVTSLEELQSLICG
- a CDS encoding DUF853 family protein, with the protein product MQPMADDKLWLGTYLDDKGQKTDKKFEISVDLLRRHGGVFGSTGSGKTVLSKAIIEEAALEGIPVLAFDPQGDIASLMLPGDPEELEKKGVPPERLEEYMDKVVVRVFTPASSKGLPISINPLKLPDKKADQDDVIRLLDNSARTLVKVLAKVAGLSSSWEAKSFAAVYELLREVWEDDEKDIGTLAELADMLEADKEEIGVDLDPYMKASQRRKLATSIRSLTVGSSQLLFKEQGQIDFDYMTKEIDGKTPINVLFLKTLRSEEEKHFFISIVLNQLYSWMLRQGYSEDPRMLLFQDEAAPFIPAGMKSPGPKETFLLLFRQARKYGIECLIATQSPKDIDYKAFEQFNTIASGRISSKQSLKVLERILEPIAGERAAEEIIDALPGQQTASFVFSSADLKPKVNQIGVRWLLTNHVTLTEKDVQKHMKELVEKRKKVLEKMEAERRKREESRRREAEKKRKERERKKRLEEEQKKKQQAIAAKKAKLAKAKDDERVIETKGKTEKVSYEDIVNGLIARIEKVARTTHGLNFLRELVERGELNYEKSLVYYLTETRSVIKQGFVKKEKKPEERHGGRMEPHIVFDFEQAVDKVAKSMGIKNPEYLDMDRLEDTFLNVVKTAKKNNMIERIALGKPFLEFEID